In one window of Bemisia tabaci chromosome 4, PGI_BMITA_v3 DNA:
- the Tbh gene encoding tyramine beta-hydroxylase: protein MLQSLFILLLYATRSLAHFHPHVHANQQTHPYTHGKTKTFQVPLDGSSNATLRWALNYPQEKVFLAVRTPLSEKGWFGIGFSDYGELTDADLCFFWIDFKERVHFEDVHTDEEGRIFVDEQNDCLNFDFAREGEDILFFYTRKFDTCDSGDYVIEEGTTHIVWVKGSSPLFKLEGLNVAEAEKSGMQRTQLLKNINADPDLDAGSWPVKILNSQVKVPDVETTYWCTLHKLPEELREKHHIIAYEAVIEPSSEGIVHHMEVFHCVAGPGDEIPDYAGSCSDFERPEKTKVCKKVIAAWAMGATPFFYPKEAGLPIGGPDYNLYVMLEVHYHNPDRRADVIDSSGIQLTLTSRLRPYDAGVMELGLEYTNKMAIPPQQSYFPLTGFCVPECTAVGIPPEGIIIFGSQLHTHLCGYRIYTRHIRDGRELVEVNRDNHYSPHFQEIRLLKQPAHILPGDALITECIYHTMDRKNITVGGESITDEMCVNYVHYYPAVNLEVCKSSITLNNLNTFFRSLKEWENQDTSEEKGVVENFNSIEWTPMRARLLDELFKQSTMSFSCNQSNGARFPGDWENLPTVPVPYALPPKPRKCLI from the exons ATGCTCCAGTCCCTTTTCATCCTCCTGCTCTACGCAACACGCTCCCTCGCCCACTTTCATCCTCACGTCCATGCCAACCAACAAACCCACCCCTACACGCACGGCAAAACCAAAACCTTCCAGGTTCCTTTAGATGGGTCCTCCAACGCCACCCTCCGATGGGCCCTCAACTATCCACAGGAGAAGGTGTTTCTAGCAGTCAGAACGCCCCTCAGCGAGAAGGGATGGTTCGGTATCGGGTTTTCCGACTACGGCGAACTCACTGACGCGGATCTCTGTTTCTTTTGGATTGACTTCAAGGAGCGCGTCCATTTTgag GATGTTCACACGGACGAAGAGGGCCGTATCTTTGTCGATGAACAAAATGATTGCCTTAACTTTGACTTCGCAAGAGAGGGTgaagatattttatttttctacaccAGAAAATTTGACACATGTGATTCTGGTGACTATGTAATTGAG GAAGGAACAACTCACATTGTTTGGGTCAAGGGCTCGAGTCCATTGTTCAAGCTCGAGGGTCTGAATGTGGCGGAAGCTGAGAAATCGGGGATGCAGCGGACTCAGCTCTTGAAGAATATCAACGCGGACCCGGATTTAGACGCGGGATCGTGGCCGGTGAAAATCTTGAACTCTCAAGTCAAAGTCCCCGATGTGGAGACAACTTACTGGTGCACACTTCACAAACTCCCCGAGGAGCTTCGGGAAAAACATCACATAATTGCG tatgAAGCTGTCATAGAACCATCAAGTGAAGGAATAGTTCACCACATGGAGGTGTTCCACTGCGTCGCTGGTCCAGGAGATGAGATTCCAGATTATGCTGGTTCATGCTCAGACTTCGAGAGACCTGAGAAAACCAAAGTCTGCAAAAAAGTCATCGCGGCCTGGGCAATGGGAGCCACACCGTTCTTTTACCCTAAG GAGGCAGGTTTGCCAATCGGAGGACCAGATTATAATTTATACGTCATGCTTGAGGTGCACTACCATAATCCTGATAGAAGAGCAG ATGTCATCGATAGTTCCGGCATCCAGTTGACACTGACATCCAGACTACGACCATATGACGCAGGTGTGATGGAACTGGGATTAGAATACACGAATAAAATGGCGATACCCCCTCAGCAATCCTACTTTCCTCTAACAGGGTTTTGTGTCCCGGAGTGCACTGCCGTG GGAATTCCTCCTGAAGGGATCATTATATTTGGATCGCAATTGCACACCCATTTATGTGGGTACCGGATTTACACTAGACATATCAGGGACGGACGGGAGTTGGTTGAGGTTAATCGAGATAACCACTACAGCCCTCATTTTCAGGAGATCAGACTTCTCAAACAACCAGCCCACATTCTTCCT GGCGACGCTTTGATCACGGAATGCATTTATCACACGATGGACCGAAAGAACATCACCGTCGGAGGGGAGTCGATAACGGATGAGATGTGTGTCAACTATGTCCACTATTACCCTGCCGTCAATCTTGAAGTGTGCAAAAGCTCAATTACCCTCAATAacttgaatacattttttagaTCACTAAAAGA ATGGGAAAATCAAGACACGAGCGAAGAGAAAGGCGTGGTCGAGAACTTTAATTCAATTGAGTGGACACCGATGCGGGCCCGCCTTCTCGATGAGCTTTTCAAACAGAGCACAATGTCATTCTCCTGCAATCAGAGCAACGGAGCTCGCTTTCCCGGCGATTGGGAAAATCTTCCGACCGTCCCCGTCCCCTATGCTTTACCCCCGAAACCCCGCAAATGCCTCATCTAA
- the LOC109037100 gene encoding nucleolar complex protein 4 homolog B translates to MALSRSKEYKKKAEEFLKNRKNANNLVELAADLDDPASAYISNVLAIDLVFSKLLSRGDLSPQILSSEDSVEIEYRNWLKENYDLCFSKLLQLVIKGQKHTLQVETLSVIFKLIAAEGKYPVDDGINPKQYYFPIHRLQQLYSAFLSSDRSIKKLLPKLEEMFSSFLDVVYFSWMALAGAVSAVKNPSEVAVKNILLLIDQLPTAKTEEKELEKASKENLDENLLCFIRGKKKFKADMDVLRTSVTKVWWTIKNWPHTPATKLRLLTVLNERILHNLEKPLTLADFLTDSLDDGGPVSVLALQAIFVLIVKHNFDCSKIFKKLYALFEPNIFHTKYKARLFHLSNICFSSTHLQENLVASFIKRLARLSLTAPAADVIIIAAFIGNLIIRHPTLKSLIHGSSRY, encoded by the exons ATGGCTTTGTCTAGAAGTAAAGAGTACAAAAAGAAAGCtgaagagtttttgaaaaaccgAAAGAATGCCAACAACCTTGTGGAGCTTGCAGCAGATTTAGAC GACCCTGCATCTGCTTACATCTCAAATGTTCTTGCTATTGATCTAGTCTTCTCAAAACTCCTTAGTCGAGGTGATCTGTCCCCACAAATATTGAGTAGTGAAG attcTGTGGAAATTGAGTATCGGAACTGGTTGAAAGAAAACTACGACCtctgtttttcaaaattacttcaATTAGTTATAAAAGGTCAAAAACATACTCTTCAAGTGGAAACTCTATCtgtgatttttaaattaattgctGCTGAGGGAAAATATCCTGTCGATGATGGAATCAATCCCAAGCAGTATTATTTTCCTATCCACAGGTTGCAG CAACTATACTCAGCGTTCCTCTCATCTGATAGAAGTATTAAGAAACTGTTGCCTAAACTTGAAGAAATGTTCTCCTCCTTCCTGGATGTTGTGTATTTCTCATGGATGGCCCTCGCTGGAGCAGTTTCCGCTGTAAAAAATCCATCTGAAGTAGCAGTCAAGAATATATTACTTTTGATTGACCAATTACCAACCgcaaaaacagaagaaaaagaacTTGAGAAAGCTTCAAAGGAAAATCTAGATGAGAATTTGCTGTGTTTCATAAGAG gcaagaaaaaattcaaagcagACATGGATGTTTTACGAACATCGGTTACCAAAGTTTGGTGGACAATAAAAAACTGGCCTCACACTCCAGCAACAAAGTTGCGGTTACTGACTGTCCTCAATGAGCGAATATTGCATAACTTAGAGAAACCTCTTACTCTGGCGGATTTCTTAACGGACTCTCTTGATGATG gaGGTCCAGTTAGTGTATTAGCGCTGCAAGCAATTTTTGTCTTAATCGTGAAGCACAATTT TGATTGTTCAAAGATATTCAAGAAACTCTACGCCCTGTTTGAACCTAATATCTTCCATACCAAGTACAAGGCACGTTTGTTCCATCTCTCAAATATCTGCTTCTCATCAAC GCatcttcaagaaaatttagTCGCTTCATTTATTAAAAGATTGGCAAGGTTAAGTTTGACAGCCCCTGCTGCTGATGTGATAATTATTGCTGCATTTATAGGCAATCTGATCATCCGTCATCCAACGCTTAAAAGTTTAATTCATGGTTCCTCTCGATACTAG